A window of the Cucurbita pepo subsp. pepo cultivar mu-cu-16 chromosome LG01, ASM280686v2, whole genome shotgun sequence genome harbors these coding sequences:
- the LOC111804483 gene encoding uncharacterized protein LOC111804483, translated as MDGLQQLGVPLMGIVAAAAITFYAVSFSEIREKSFRDLDESEDENPGFKMTASSRERRARRKAEKEAKR; from the exons ATGGATGGATTGCAGCAATTGGGGGTTCCATTGATGGGCATTGTTGCAGCGGCAGCCATTACCTTCTACGCCGTAAGCTTTTCTGAGATTCGAGAG AAATCATTCAGAGATTTGGATGAATCTGAGGATGAGAATCCAGGGTTTAAGATGACTGCAAGTTCGAGAGAGAGGCGAGCGAGAAGGAAGGCTGAAAAGGAAGCCAAACGATGA